A segment of the Mycobacterium intracellulare ATCC 13950 genome:
CGACATCGAGCAGTTGTTAGTACTGCTGCCCCAGGCGACCGCGGTTCAGGCCGGCGGCGACGTACCCAATATGGGCACCAAACAGGCTTACCGGGGCTATTATCTCGACTTCAATCTGAACCTGAACCTGCCCCCACTATGTACCACCGGCTTCCTGCCGGCTCAGCAGCACCGAGTGCCCGAAGTAGATTACCCGGATCGCCCGGCAGGTGACCTGTATTGCCGGGCCCCCCAGGACTCGCCCTTGGCCGTGCGCGGCGTGCGCAATGTGCCCTGCGAGACGGTTCCGGGTAAACGCGCACCCACGGTCAAGATGTGTGAAAGCAACGAACATTATGTGCCGCTTAACGACGGCTTCAACTGGAAAGGTGACCCGAACGCCACCCTATCGGGCCAAGGCATCCCGCAGCTGCCACCCGGCTCACCGCCAGCGGTTGCGGGCCCGCCCGCCTCGGCGCCGCCGCCGATCGCCGCCGCCCAGTACGACCCGGCCACCGGCACCTACATCGGGCCCGACGGGCATCAATACACGCAATCCGATCTAGCCCAAACCGCGCCCAAGGATAAGACATGGCAAACAATGCTGATGCCGCCGGGCAGCTGACGAATATGACGCGCAGAACCACGACGACGGACGGAGCACGGTATGCGTGAGGCGGTTGACTTCCACGCGTCCCCGGGCGGCGACGTCGTCGACGCGGATGGGGACACCATCGAGTCTGATATAGACCCCACGGAGAACGCATCTACACCACGCTCCGCAGAATCGGTGTTCCACCTGCGGCCGACAATTCGCGTCTGTCTGACTATCGTCGTTGCCTTGTCTGTGTTGGTTGGATGGTTGGGATTTCGCAGCTACCAGACGCATCAGGCGCAGATCCAGCGAAACCAATTTCTGCAAGTGGCCAGGCAGGGCGCGCTGAACCTAACTACGATCGACTGGCGGCATGCTGACACCGATGTACAGCGCATCCTGGATGGGGCGACAGGACAGTTACACGACGATTTCGCCAAACGGTCGAAGCCGTTTATCGAGGTCGTCAAGCAAGCCAAAGCCATCACGGTCGGTACCATCAGCTCGGCAGGGCTGGAGTCGGAGACGGCCGACACCGCCCAGGTGCTGGTGGCCATGACTGTGCAAACGTCAGACGCCGCTGCGTCTGATCAGGCGCCACGAGCATGGCGAATGCGGATCTTCGTGCAGAAGACCGACGGTCAGGTCAAAGTCTCCAACGTCGAGTTCGTGCCATGAAGTTTCCGAAGTTGCTCCGCCGCGCGGACGATCACACCAATGTCGCCTCATCGGAGGAAGCGCCTGCCACGCCGGGCCCGACGGCGATCGCCGGGGACAAGCCGGACACCGATGTTGCGACTACCGAGGTCGACGAGTCAGGCGACCGTCAAAGTTCGACACCTGCGAAGCATCACATCCGCTGGGCGCGGGCGATCGTGTACGCACTACTGCCCGGCCTCGCGCTGTCGCTGGCCGTGGCCGCAGGCTTCCTGAAGTGGCAGGGCGGCTCCGCGCGCACCGCTCAGTTGGCCGCCACGGAATCCGTGCGTACCGCCACCGAAAGCACCATCGCTCTGCTGTCGTATCGGGCCGACAGCGTGGAAAAGGACCTCGAGGCCGCCCGGAGCAGACTCACCGGCAAGTTCCTTAACGCCTACACGTCACTGACCCACGACGTAGTCATCCCGGGAGCCAAGCAGAAGCACATCTCTGCGTCGGCCACGGTGCCGGCCGCAGCGCCGATAGAGGCGACCGGCAGCCATGCCGTCGTTTTGCTGTTCGTAAACCAGACCGTCACCATCGGCCAAGATTCGCCGACCAACAGCGCCTCCAGCGTCCGAGTCACGCTCGACAAAGTCGACGGTCGGTGGCTGATCGCTGAGTTCGATCCCATCTGAGCCCACGGTGATGCTGCACCAATCGTTTTCCTGCGGATCCGCCACCAATATGAGAATCTCATTAGTCGCGCTGGGCTCCCGAGCGAGGCTCCGTCAGGCCGCGGCGCGAGTCGCGAGCCAGTGGGTGCAGGAGTCGCTGCGCCAGATCGGCTTCGCTATGTAGTGGGCCCAGGGGGCGAGGCACTCTACATCGACCGTCATGATTTTCCGACCGGACGAATTTGGGAGCGAGGGGCGTCGGAGTCAGCGCAAACTACCGATAGTCTGACTCGGCCTCGGAGATAAGCGCCCGGGTCATTTACCCCCCTCGGGCCAAACTCGTTGATACGCAGTGTGTTAGGCCCCGGCTGACACCGACACGACGCGTAATGTCCTAAAGCGCTGTCACAGCGACACTTTCGTGTCACCCAACGTGTCATCTTAACAATTGGAATCCTTCGGCGGGCACGATTTAGCGAAATCGTTGTCCCGGCGGCCGTTGCGATACGAAACCAAGCCAGGTCGCGCATTGAAATTCAACACAACCCTCTGGTTTTAGGATCCGCCACGAAGATGAGAACAATATGTCCGCCATTTCCATGAGAATTCTAGAGACCTGCATGTCAGGGCATCGCCGTCCGCCACGCAGCTTGAGAACCTACAGCCGTCGACATCGATTTCCCGGCCGGCCGGGCGCTCGACAGCCAGAACTAAATGCCCGACCCGGGGTTGAGGATGCCCTGCGGATCCAGCGCCTGCTTGATGCGCCGGTTCAGGTCCATCACCTCGGGCCCGAGATAGCCGGCCAGCCAGGGCCGCTTCAACCGGCCCACCCCGTGCTCGCCGGTGATCGTGCCGCCGAGACCGACGGCCAGGTCCATGATCTCGCCGAATGCCAGGTGGGCGCGTTCGGTCATGTCGGCATCGGCGGGGTCGTAGACGATCAACGGGTGGGTGTTGCCGTCGCCGGCGTGGGCGATCACCGAGATCATCAGGTCGCGCTCGGCGGCGATGCCGGCGATCCCGGTGACCAGCCGGCCCAGCGCCGGAAGCGGCACGCCGACGTCCTCGAGCAACAGCGATCCCTTGGCTTCGACGGCCGGGATGCAAAACCGCCGCGCGACGACGAACGCCTCGCCCTCGTCGGGATCGTCGGTCGAAAATACCTCCGTCGCAGCGTTTTCCGCGAAGACCTTGGCCATGATCTCGGCGTCCTCGCTGCCGGCGCGGCCGCGCTCGTCGGACCCGGCCACCAGCATGGCCGCCGCCCCGCGGTCCAGGTCCATGCGCAGGGTGTCCTCGACGGCGTTGATCGCCACCGAGTCCATGAACTCCAGCATCGAGGGGCGAAGCCGGGCGGTGACCCCGAGCACCGCGTCGACCGCGTCCTGCACCGAGGCGAAGGTGGCGACGACGACGCTGGACGCGTTCTGCTTGGGTACCAGCCGCAGCGTCACCTCCGTGACGACGCCCAGCGTGCCTTCGCTGCCGACGAAGAGTTTGGTCAGCGACAGGCCCGCGACGTCCTTGAGCCGCGGCCCGCCCAGCCGGACCGCGGTCCCGTCGGCCAGCACCACTTGCATGCCCAGCACATAGTCGGTGGTGACGCCGTACTTCACGCAGCACAGCCCCCCGGCGTTGGTGGCGATGTTGCCGCCGATGCTGCAGATCTCGAACGAGGACGGATCCGGCGGATACCACAGGCCGTGTTCGGCGGCGGCCTTTTTCACCTCGGCGTTGAACAGCCCGGGCTGGCATACGGCGGTCCGCGTCACCGGGTCGACCGAGATGTCGCGCATCTTCTCGGTCGAGAGCACGATGCAGTTGTCCAGGGCGGTCGCCCCGCCGGACAGGCCGCTCCCGGCGCCCCGGGGCACGACGGGCACCCTGTTAGCGGTGGCCCAGCGCAGCACGGTCTGCACCTCTTCGGTGCGCCGCGGTCGCACCACGGCCAGCGGTTTGCCGGCCGACGGGTCGAACGCGCGGTCCTGGCGATAGCCCTCGGTCACGGTGGGATCGGTGACGACCATCCCGTCGGGCAGGTCGGCGATCAGGCTGGCCAGGGCGTCAGAGCTCACGGCCCGATAGTAAGCCGCGTGTCGCGGCCCCGGACGGCGCCCGGGTCTGCACGATGTGGCCACTGAATGCAGGATGTTCATGTGCTCGACCACCCGCGTACCGGCCAGCCGTTCGACTCTCCGGTTGGCGCGGGCACCGGATGGCCGGGTGACCCGGCCACGCCGCAGACCCCGGTGGCGGCCGATGCCGCTCGGGTCGTCGCCCTCGCGGAACAGGCCACCTCGATCCCCGAGCTCGACGCCCTGGTCAGCGTGTGCCGGGCCTGTCCGCGGCTGGTCGACTGGCGCGAGGAGGTGGCGAGGGTCAAACGGCGGGCCTTCGCCGACCAACCGTATTGGGGCCGGCCCGTACCCAGCTGGGGAGCGGCGCGGCCGCGGCTGCTCATCGTCGGGCTGGCGCCCGCCGCCCACGGCGCCAACCGCACCGGCCGGATGTTCACCGGCGACCGCTCGGGCGACCAGTTGTACGCGGCGCTGTACCGGGCCGGCCTGGTGAACCAACCGACCAGCGTCGACGCCGCGGATGGGTTGCGGACCAACCAGATTCGCATCGTCGCGCCGGTGCGGTGTGCGCCTCCGGCCAACGCCCCGACCCCCGCCGAGCGGGACACCTGCTGGCCCTGGCTGCAGGCCGAATGGCAGCTGGTGGCCGACCACGTCCGCGTGGTCGTGGCCCTCGGCGGATTCGGCTGGCAGATCGCGCTGCGACTGCCGGGCACCTCCGGTAGAGCAGCGAGACCCAAGCCCCGGTTCGGCCACGGCGCCGTTGCCGACCTCGCCCCCGGGGTGCGGTTGCTCGGCTGCTACCACCCGAGCCAGCAAAACATGTTCACCGGTAGGTTGACACCGGCAATGCTCGACGACATCTTCCGCGACGCGAAAGAACTGGCAGGGATCAAGTGAGCGAGATTCTCGTTTCCGGCGCCAGCGTGGCGGGCACGGCGGCCGCGTTTTGGCTTGGGCGGCACGGCCATTCGGTGACCGTGGTGGAGCGCCATACCGGGCCGCGGCCGGGCGGCCAGGCGATCGACGTTCGCGGCCCGGCGCTGACCGTGCTCGACCGCATGGGGCTGCTGGCCGCCGCCGAGAAGCGCAAGACGCAAATCCGCGGCTCCTCCGTGGTCGACCGTGACGGCAATGAACTGTCGCGCGACACCGAATCGACACCCACCGGCGGGCGCATCGACAGCCCCGACATCGAACTGCTGCGCGACGACTTGGTCGAATTGCTTTACGGCGCAAGCCAATGGACGACCGATTACCTATTCGACGACACCATCACCGCGTTGGAGGCCGATGGTGCGGCCGTTCGCGTCACCTTCGAGCGTGCCGCACCACGGGAATTCGACCTCGTCGTCGGCGCCGACGGATTGCATTCCAACGTGCGGCGATTGGTGTTCGGGCCGGAGGAGGATTTCATCGAACGGCTGGGCACGCACGCGGCGATCTTCACCGTGCCCAATTTCTTGGACCTGGACCACTGGCAGATGTGGCACTACGGCGACTCCACCATGGCGGGGATCTACAGCGCGCGTCACAACGCCGAGGCCCGGGCCATGTTGGGTTTCATGGACCCGGAGCTGCGGATCGACTACCGCGACACCGAAGCCCAGTTCGCCGAGCTGGAGCGGCGGATGGCCGGGGAAGGATGGGTTCGCCCCCAACTGCTGGAGTACATGCGGACCGCACCGGACTTCTACTTCGACGAGATGTCGCAGATCAAGATGGACCGCTGGTCGCACGGCCGCGTGGTACTGGTCGGGGACGCCGGGTACTGCTGCTCGCCGCTGTCGGGACAGGGCACCAGCGTCGCGCTGCTGGGCGCCTACGTCCTCGCCGGCGAGCTTAAGTCCGCCACCTCGGACGGGACCGCCGACCACGAGCGCGGATTCGCCAACTACCACCGCGAATTCGCCGACTACGTGCAGCGCAATCAATGGCTGGTCGTGGACAACATTCCCGGCGGCGCACCGATACCGCAGGAGGTGTTCGACCGCATCGTCTCCTCGATCACCCTCAAGGACTACTAGGGCCGGGGTTCGGGAACGTTTGCCGGCCCGCGCACGTTGACGCCATCGTGCGTCTTTCCGTCCTTGATCTCATCCCGGTGCGCACCGACCAGACGACCGGCGACGCCCTGGCGGCCACCGTGCAGCTGGCGCAGGCCGCGGATCGGTTGGGTTTTACCCGCTACTGGGTCGCCGAGCACCACAACATGCCTTCCGTCGGTGCCACCAGCCCGCCGGTGGTCCTCGCCTATCTGGCACCACAGACCTCGCAGCTACGGCTCGGCTCGGGTGGGGTGATGCTGCCCAACCACGCGCCGCTCGCGGTGGCCGAACAGTTCGCGCTGCTGGAAGCGGCCGCCCCCGGACGCATCGACCTCGGCATCGGCCGGGCGCCGGGATCCGACCCCGTGACCTCCTACGCGCTGCGGGGCGGGCAGGACGGCCGGGACATCGAGAACTTCCCCGAATACCTCGACGACGTGGCGGCGCTGATGAGCGCGCGCGGCGTGCGGGTTCCGCTGCGCTCGGGCGACTACACGCTCAAGGCCACCCCGGCCGCCGCGACCGAACCGCGGCTGTGGCTGCTGGGTTCGTCGATGTATTCGGCGCATTTGGCCGCCGCCAAGGGGCTGCCGTACGTGTTCGCACATCACTTCTCCGGCAAGGGAACCGAAGAGGCGCTCGAGGTGTACCGCGCCCGATTCACGCCCAGCGCGTTTGCCGCCGAGCCGCGGACGTTTCTGACGGTCAACGCCGCGGTGGCCGAAACCCAGCAGGAGGCAACGGCGTTGATGCTGCCCAACCTGCAGATGATGGCCAGGCTGCGGACCGGGCAGCCACTCGGGCCGGTGCCGCTGGTGGAGGAGGCGGCGGTGGCCGAGTTGACCGGACAGCAGCAGGCGATCGTCGACAGTGGTCTGCGACGCGCCGTCCTGGGGACGCCGGCGGAGGCCGCCGAGCAGATCCGCGCGCTCGCCGAACACTTCGGCGTCGACGAGGTGATGGTGAACCCGGTGGCCTCGGCCCGCCGCGGCACCGACCCGGACACCGCACCGGCGCGCGTCGCGACGCTGGAGCTGTTGGCCAAAGAGCTGTTCTGAGTCCCGCTCACGCCCGCCGGTGGGACTGGCTGGTGTGGGGTTCGGGTGTGTGGTTGGCGATCCAGTTGCGCAACTCGTCCGGCGGCAACGGCGCGGTGTGCACGTAACCCTGGGTGATCATGCAGCCGTACCGGTGCAGCGCGTCCAGGGTGCCCTTGTTCTCGACACCCTCGGCGACGAGGTCGGCGCCCAGGTTGTGGGCGAGCGCCACCGTGGACCGCACGATCGCGACCGATCGTGCGTCGTGATCCAGGCGGGTTACGAAAATCCGGTCGAGTTTGAGCTCGTCGACCGAAACCTCTTGCAGCCGGGCCAATGACGACCAGCCGGTGCCGTAGTCGTCGAGCGATATGCGAATTCCCAAGCGTTGCAAGGCGGCGACGGTGTTGCGGGATCGCGCGGAATCCACCAGCGCGCTCTCGGTGATCTCGAGGATGAGCGCGTCCGCGGGCAGGTCATAATTCGCGAGCAGCCGCTCGACGGTGCCGACGAGCTCGATGTCGAGCAGGTTGGTCGTCGACAGGTTCACCGCGACGGTGAGCGTGATGCCCTGCTCACGCCAGCACCGGACCTGTTTCAGCGCCATGCTCAGGGTGCGGTTGGAGATCTTGCGCATCAGTCCGGCGCGCTCGGCGACGGGCAAGACCTCTTCCGGCAGCAGCGTTCCGCGGGTGGGGTGCTGCCAGCGCAGCACCGCCTCGACGCTGTGAACGCTGCCGTCGCGCCCGTCGATCTTGGGCTGGTAGTGCAATTTCAGTTCGTCGGTGTCGAACAGTGCCGTACGCAGGTCCTCGATGAGGTTGGGGTCGTTGTTCCGATAAACCTCGAAGGACGAGTCGTAGACCGCGATCTTGCTGCGGGCGGATTCGGCGTGCGCCATCGCGGTTTCGGCGCGGCCCAGCAGCTCTTGCGGGTGGTCGCAGTGGTCGGGACACAGCGCGATGGCGATGCGGCCTTCGACCTGCACGGTGATCGGATCCAACGCGATCGGCTCACTCAACGCTTCCAGCAGCCGGCCCGCCTGAGCGCTGGCGGCGGTCAGGTTGGCCCCGTCCGCGAGCAGCACGGCGAATTGGTCATCACCGACCCGCGCCAGCATGTCGTCGCGACGGACGCTGCCGGACAAGCGGTTTGCGATGTGGCACAGCAACTCATCGCCGAAGTGGCGGCCGATCGAGTCGGTGATCTCGTGAAAATCGCTCAGGCTCAACAGCAACAGAGCCCGCCGCGCGCGCGCTCTGCCCGGAATCGACGTCGGCCCCGGCGCCGTGGTGGGCAACGCGGTGAGGGCGCTGGCCAGCGAGTGCCGGTTGGGCAGCGCGGTCAACTCGTCGGTCATGGCGTGCTTGGCGTTCGTGTGCAACAGGCTCACGTCCCGGAAGGTGAGCGAGAATCGCGC
Coding sequences within it:
- a CDS encoding FAD-binding oxidoreductase, yielding MSSDALASLIADLPDGMVVTDPTVTEGYRQDRAFDPSAGKPLAVVRPRRTEEVQTVLRWATANRVPVVPRGAGSGLSGGATALDNCIVLSTEKMRDISVDPVTRTAVCQPGLFNAEVKKAAAEHGLWYPPDPSSFEICSIGGNIATNAGGLCCVKYGVTTDYVLGMQVVLADGTAVRLGGPRLKDVAGLSLTKLFVGSEGTLGVVTEVTLRLVPKQNASSVVVATFASVQDAVDAVLGVTARLRPSMLEFMDSVAINAVEDTLRMDLDRGAAAMLVAGSDERGRAGSEDAEIMAKVFAENAATEVFSTDDPDEGEAFVVARRFCIPAVEAKGSLLLEDVGVPLPALGRLVTGIAGIAAERDLMISVIAHAGDGNTHPLIVYDPADADMTERAHLAFGEIMDLAVGLGGTITGEHGVGRLKRPWLAGYLGPEVMDLNRRIKQALDPQGILNPGSGI
- a CDS encoding uracil-DNA glycosylase codes for the protein MQDVHVLDHPRTGQPFDSPVGAGTGWPGDPATPQTPVAADAARVVALAEQATSIPELDALVSVCRACPRLVDWREEVARVKRRAFADQPYWGRPVPSWGAARPRLLIVGLAPAAHGANRTGRMFTGDRSGDQLYAALYRAGLVNQPTSVDAADGLRTNQIRIVAPVRCAPPANAPTPAERDTCWPWLQAEWQLVADHVRVVVALGGFGWQIALRLPGTSGRAARPKPRFGHGAVADLAPGVRLLGCYHPSQQNMFTGRLTPAMLDDIFRDAKELAGIK
- a CDS encoding FAD-binding protein → MSEILVSGASVAGTAAAFWLGRHGHSVTVVERHTGPRPGGQAIDVRGPALTVLDRMGLLAAAEKRKTQIRGSSVVDRDGNELSRDTESTPTGGRIDSPDIELLRDDLVELLYGASQWTTDYLFDDTITALEADGAAVRVTFERAAPREFDLVVGADGLHSNVRRLVFGPEEDFIERLGTHAAIFTVPNFLDLDHWQMWHYGDSTMAGIYSARHNAEARAMLGFMDPELRIDYRDTEAQFAELERRMAGEGWVRPQLLEYMRTAPDFYFDEMSQIKMDRWSHGRVVLVGDAGYCCSPLSGQGTSVALLGAYVLAGELKSATSDGTADHERGFANYHREFADYVQRNQWLVVDNIPGGAPIPQEVFDRIVSSITLKDY
- a CDS encoding LLM class flavin-dependent oxidoreductase; translated protein: MRLSVLDLIPVRTDQTTGDALAATVQLAQAADRLGFTRYWVAEHHNMPSVGATSPPVVLAYLAPQTSQLRLGSGGVMLPNHAPLAVAEQFALLEAAAPGRIDLGIGRAPGSDPVTSYALRGGQDGRDIENFPEYLDDVAALMSARGVRVPLRSGDYTLKATPAAATEPRLWLLGSSMYSAHLAAAKGLPYVFAHHFSGKGTEEALEVYRARFTPSAFAAEPRTFLTVNAAVAETQQEATALMLPNLQMMARLRTGQPLGPVPLVEEAAVAELTGQQQAIVDSGLRRAVLGTPAEAAEQIRALAEHFGVDEVMVNPVASARRGTDPDTAPARVATLELLAKELF